In a single window of the Hydrogenobaculum sp. 3684 genome:
- the dnaE gene encoding DNA polymerase III subunit alpha — protein sequence MKDFVHLHLHTQYSLLDGAIKIKDLAKKAKEYGYKAVAITDHGNLFGTMSFYKEMKANGIKPIIGMEAYFTTGKRTEHKGKGSEDNITDRINHHIILLAKNDTGLKNLMKLSSIAFIEGFYYKPRIDYEVLEQHAEGLIALTACLKGVPTFYAAQGNEEMAYNWVKKFKDIFGDDLYLELQSNHIPAQETANKTLIEIAKKYNVKFAATNDCHYLLEEDLRAHNVLMAIQMKKTLQELGEDAFGHYEGMHFASYEEMVKKFEGKWSEWEKALLNTVEISEKIADSLSIFEDKSYKFPEFFKGDNINVNISSYLRNLAVEGLKSRIQKSQISKNIPEKEYWDRLNYELEVIQNMGFDSYFLIVSDFINWSKSNNIPVGPGRGSAAGSLVAFALNITDVDPLKHGLIFERFLNPERISMPDIDVDFCMDNRDKVIEYVKEKYGKDSVAQIITYNTMKAKQTLRDVARAMGMAYKDADVLAKLIPQGNVQGTWLSLEEMYITPIEELMERYGHRGDIEDNVKKFRDLAKKDPQIKELVEISIKLEGLTRHTSLHAAGIVIAPKPLIELAPLYLDKSVKDDTGNIATQYDMAHLEELGLVKMDFLGLKTLTELWKMKELVKQNKGIDIDFLSLDFNNKEIYEFLATGETIGVFQLESKGMRELIKRLKPDRFEDIVAALALYRPGPIKSGMVDKFINRKLGKEKVVYEFEELEEVLKETYGLIVYQEQIMFISNILAGFTMGEADNLRKAIGKKKADLMAKIKDDFIRRSCERGYPKDKIEKLWSEIEEFASYSFNKSHSVAYGYISFWTAYMKLYYPDEFYTVKFSTENSDKKFINLLKDAKSFGIKVLPPDVNKSDVDFKIEAPRQIRFGLGRIKGVGEDTARHIKSMQEKIGRDFLSFQDFTKNTDNRKVNKKVLEALSKAGAFDSLIEKSGYKNREDFLSRLLNSQDISSIAQRSLFGIKASKSTEQMEQSSSIDILKLEKEVLGFYISGHPLDKYNWILSHNKDITNIEDIDFENMPNQAIDSEAGQNASAEYTIAGVISDLQIKKTKNGSYMAIFNLVDKTDIVEVVVFPDRYTSSEGIIKEDEVVVIKGILDIDIENENLKIVANDLYSIDSLLNQYNTLTLKIDEEKAKNGFLEKLKSMLDKYTPKANEDVMKSQKVVLELDVSSYRAIVQTSKDVVLSKTLIEELSKYGIEFSLAS from the coding sequence ATGAAAGATTTTGTGCATCTTCATCTTCATACCCAATATTCACTTTTGGACGGAGCTATAAAGATAAAGGATCTGGCTAAAAAGGCAAAGGAATACGGCTATAAGGCTGTGGCTATAACGGATCATGGTAACCTTTTTGGTACTATGAGCTTTTACAAAGAGATGAAGGCAAACGGTATAAAGCCCATTATAGGCATGGAAGCTTACTTTACCACAGGAAAAAGAACTGAGCATAAAGGAAAAGGTTCTGAAGATAACATAACAGATAGAATAAACCACCACATCATACTTTTGGCAAAAAACGACACTGGGCTTAAAAACCTCATGAAGCTTTCTTCTATAGCTTTTATTGAAGGCTTTTACTATAAACCAAGGATAGATTATGAAGTGTTAGAGCAGCATGCGGAAGGTCTAATAGCTTTGACGGCCTGTCTTAAGGGAGTGCCCACTTTTTACGCAGCTCAAGGCAACGAAGAGATGGCTTATAATTGGGTTAAAAAGTTTAAAGATATCTTTGGGGATGATCTTTATTTAGAGCTTCAATCAAATCATATACCAGCTCAGGAAACCGCCAATAAAACCCTTATAGAGATAGCTAAAAAATACAACGTAAAGTTTGCTGCCACCAACGATTGTCATTACCTTTTGGAAGAGGATTTGAGGGCTCACAACGTCTTGATGGCGATTCAGATGAAAAAAACACTTCAGGAGCTTGGAGAAGATGCTTTTGGACACTATGAGGGTATGCACTTTGCCTCATACGAGGAGATGGTAAAGAAATTTGAAGGAAAATGGAGTGAGTGGGAAAAAGCGCTTTTAAACACCGTTGAAATATCAGAAAAAATTGCAGATTCTTTAAGCATCTTTGAAGATAAATCTTACAAGTTTCCTGAGTTTTTTAAAGGTGATAATATAAATGTCAATATATCTTCTTACCTTAGAAATTTAGCCGTTGAGGGTCTTAAAAGCCGTATACAAAAATCTCAAATAAGCAAAAATATACCAGAAAAAGAGTACTGGGACAGGCTAAATTATGAATTAGAAGTAATACAAAATATGGGTTTTGATAGTTATTTCTTGATAGTATCGGATTTTATAAACTGGTCAAAATCAAACAACATACCTGTGGGTCCTGGAAGAGGTTCTGCGGCGGGGTCTTTGGTGGCTTTTGCTCTAAACATAACAGATGTTGATCCGTTAAAGCATGGACTTATCTTCGAAAGATTCTTGAATCCAGAGCGTATATCTATGCCAGATATAGATGTAGACTTTTGCATGGACAACAGAGATAAGGTTATAGAGTATGTAAAAGAAAAATACGGCAAAGACTCTGTGGCTCAGATCATTACTTACAATACGATGAAAGCTAAACAAACCCTTAGAGATGTGGCAAGGGCCATGGGTATGGCTTACAAAGATGCCGATGTACTAGCAAAGCTTATACCTCAAGGCAACGTCCAAGGTACATGGCTAAGCCTTGAAGAGATGTATATAACGCCCATAGAAGAGTTGATGGAGCGTTATGGACACAGAGGAGATATTGAAGATAATGTAAAAAAATTTAGAGACCTTGCGAAAAAAGATCCTCAGATAAAAGAGCTTGTGGAGATCTCTATAAAACTTGAAGGTCTCACAAGGCATACATCTTTACACGCTGCTGGTATTGTGATAGCTCCAAAACCCCTTATAGAGTTGGCACCTCTGTATCTTGATAAATCGGTAAAAGATGATACTGGCAACATAGCTACCCAATACGATATGGCTCATTTGGAAGAGCTTGGGCTTGTCAAGATGGATTTTCTTGGATTAAAAACGCTTACAGAACTATGGAAGATGAAAGAGCTTGTAAAACAAAACAAAGGTATAGATATTGATTTCTTGTCTTTGGATTTTAACAACAAAGAAATTTACGAGTTTTTAGCCACCGGTGAAACGATAGGGGTGTTTCAACTGGAATCAAAGGGTATGAGGGAGCTTATAAAACGTTTAAAACCAGACAGATTTGAAGATATTGTAGCCGCTTTAGCCCTTTATAGACCAGGTCCTATAAAAAGCGGGATGGTGGATAAATTTATAAATAGAAAACTTGGTAAAGAAAAAGTTGTATACGAATTTGAAGAGCTTGAAGAGGTGCTAAAAGAAACCTATGGTCTTATCGTTTATCAAGAGCAGATCATGTTTATATCAAACATACTTGCTGGGTTTACCATGGGAGAGGCAGATAATTTGAGAAAGGCCATAGGTAAAAAGAAAGCTGATCTCATGGCAAAGATAAAGGATGATTTCATAAGAAGAAGCTGTGAAAGAGGCTATCCTAAGGATAAAATAGAAAAACTTTGGTCTGAAATAGAGGAGTTTGCCTCTTATTCTTTCAACAAATCTCACTCTGTGGCTTACGGTTATATATCTTTTTGGACTGCTTACATGAAGCTTTATTATCCAGATGAGTTTTACACTGTTAAATTCTCTACAGAGAACTCCGATAAAAAGTTTATAAACCTTTTAAAAGATGCGAAGTCTTTTGGTATAAAAGTATTACCTCCAGATGTAAACAAATCAGATGTGGATTTTAAGATAGAAGCTCCAAGACAAATAAGGTTTGGACTCGGAAGAATAAAGGGTGTTGGTGAGGATACCGCAAGGCATATAAAATCTATGCAAGAAAAAATTGGAAGAGACTTTCTAAGTTTTCAAGATTTTACCAAAAACACAGACAATAGGAAAGTAAACAAAAAAGTTTTGGAAGCTCTTTCAAAAGCAGGGGCTTTTGATAGTCTTATAGAAAAAAGCGGTTATAAAAATAGAGAAGATTTTCTCTCAAGGCTTTTGAATTCTCAGGATATATCAAGCATAGCTCAGAGGTCGTTGTTTGGTATAAAAGCCTCGAAATCCACTGAGCAGATGGAACAAAGCTCTTCTATAGATATATTAAAATTAGAAAAGGAGGTTCTTGGGTTTTATATATCTGGGCATCCATTGGACAAATACAATTGGATTTTATCTCACAACAAAGACATAACAAATATAGAAGATATAGATTTTGAAAATATGCCAAACCAAGCCATAGACAGCGAGGCTGGGCAAAACGCATCGGCGGAATATACGATTGCTGGTGTTATAAGCGATTTACAGATTAAAAAAACCAAAAATGGTTCTTACATGGCTATTTTTAACCTTGTGGATAAAACGGATATTGTTGAAGTTGTGGTTTTCCCAGATAGGTATACATCTTCTGAAGGTATTATAAAAGAAGATGAAGTGGTGGTGATAAAAGGTATCTTAGACATAGATATTGAAAACGAAAACCTTAAGATAGTGGCAAACGATCTTTATTCTATAGATTCTTTGTTAAATCAATACAACACGCTAACTCTTAAGATAGATGAGGAAAAAGCAAAAAACGGCTTTTTAGAAAAGCTTAAATCTATGCTAGACAAATATACGCCCAAGGCTAACGAAGATGTTATGAAATCTCAAAAAGTTGTATTGGAACTGGACGTTAGCTCCTATAGGGCTATAGTACAAACCTCCAAGGATGTGGTACTTTCAAAAACCCTCATAGAAGAGCTCAGTAAATATGGTATAGAATTTTCTTTGGCATCTTAA